One Burkholderia pyrrocinia DNA segment encodes these proteins:
- a CDS encoding phage tail sheath protein, protein MAQDYHHGVTVVEDNTGVRPITTISTAVIGVVCTGDDADPITFPLNKPVLLTNVQAALGKAGRKGTLYTTLDAIQKQTRPYTVVVRVPQGKDSAETTSNIVGTVNADGTKTGLKALESAPSVVQVKPRILAVPGLDTQPVANALASTGQLLRAMAYVAARNETGELVATQEEAVAYRKKFGQREVMVIWPDFVAWDDAASKEVEVPAVAYAVGLRAKIDQQTGWHKTLSNVAVNGVEGISKPVSWDLQNPATDAGFLNENQVTTLINRNGFRFWGSRTASDDPLFAFENYVRTAQVLADTVAEAQMVVIDGVMVPALPRDVIEGINAKMRELTTKGRLIGGSAWFDAEQNGVVALKDGKAVINYDYTPVPPLENLTLIQKITDQYLADFASQVNA, encoded by the coding sequence CACCACGGCGTAACCGTCGTTGAAGATAACACCGGCGTCCGTCCGATCACCACGATCTCGACGGCCGTTATCGGTGTCGTGTGTACCGGCGACGATGCCGACCCGATCACGTTCCCGCTGAACAAGCCGGTGCTGCTCACGAACGTGCAGGCCGCGCTCGGCAAGGCGGGCCGAAAGGGCACGCTGTACACGACGCTCGATGCGATCCAGAAACAGACCCGCCCGTACACCGTCGTGGTGCGCGTCCCGCAAGGCAAGGATTCGGCGGAAACCACGTCGAACATTGTCGGCACCGTGAACGCCGACGGCACGAAAACCGGGCTCAAGGCGCTTGAATCCGCGCCGTCCGTGGTGCAGGTGAAGCCGCGGATTCTGGCGGTGCCGGGGCTCGATACGCAGCCCGTCGCGAACGCGCTGGCATCCACCGGGCAACTGCTGCGTGCGATGGCGTACGTCGCGGCTCGCAACGAAACGGGTGAACTGGTCGCCACGCAGGAGGAGGCGGTGGCCTACCGGAAGAAGTTCGGTCAACGCGAAGTGATGGTGATCTGGCCGGATTTCGTCGCATGGGACGACGCAGCGTCGAAAGAGGTTGAAGTGCCCGCCGTCGCATATGCGGTCGGCCTGCGCGCAAAGATCGATCAACAAACCGGCTGGCACAAGACGCTCTCGAACGTCGCGGTGAACGGCGTCGAAGGGATCAGCAAGCCGGTTTCGTGGGATTTGCAGAACCCGGCGACCGATGCGGGTTTCCTCAACGAGAATCAGGTCACGACGCTGATCAATCGAAACGGCTTCCGGTTTTGGGGCTCGCGCACCGCGTCCGACGATCCGCTGTTCGCGTTCGAGAACTACGTGCGCACCGCGCAGGTGCTCGCCGATACGGTGGCCGAAGCGCAGATGGTCGTGATCGACGGTGTGATGGTCCCGGCGCTGCCGCGCGACGTGATCGAGGGCATCAACGCGAAGATGCGTGAACTGACGACGAAGGGCCGTTTGATCGGTGGCTCGGCGTGGTTCGACGCGGAACAGAACGGCGTTGTGGCGCTGAAAGACGGCAAGGCGGTGATCAATTACGACTACACGCCTGTGCCGCCGCTGGAAAACCTCACGCTGATCCAGAAGATCACCGATCAGTATCTGGCCGATTTCGCGTCGCAGGTGAACGCGTAA